The Kaustia mangrovi genome has a segment encoding these proteins:
- a CDS encoding ABC transporter permease, which translates to MLRYLLARLWQSLVLLLLVSIIGFAVLNLAPGGPLSQYALTPGMTQAELERIAHQMGLDRPLPVQYLDWFWNLLQGDWGRSYRDNRPVLEVIGGHLFATLLLMGSSTALSIAIGTWVGVKGATKRYSMFDYAATVGAMVALSIPTFWFGLVAIYIFSLKLGWLPAGNMYTIGDGSLGDYAIHLIMPTVVLALVNVAVWSRYMRTATLDVINQDFVRTAKAKGLAWRRVLFKHVIRNALLPMITLAGLQIPTILSGALVTETVFTWPGMGRLFLDSLGYNDYPVVMGLLMFSAILVLIGNLLADLLVAVADPRIRLG; encoded by the coding sequence ATGCTGCGCTATCTCCTCGCGCGCCTGTGGCAGAGCCTCGTGCTGTTGCTGCTGGTCTCGATCATCGGTTTCGCGGTGCTCAATCTCGCCCCCGGCGGGCCGCTCTCGCAATATGCGCTGACGCCCGGAATGACCCAGGCCGAGCTTGAGCGCATCGCGCACCAGATGGGCCTCGACCGGCCCCTGCCCGTCCAGTATCTCGACTGGTTCTGGAACCTCCTGCAAGGCGACTGGGGGCGCTCCTACCGCGACAACAGGCCGGTGCTGGAGGTGATTGGCGGCCACCTCTTCGCCACGCTCCTGCTCATGGGCTCGTCGACGGCGCTGTCCATCGCCATCGGAACCTGGGTGGGCGTGAAGGGCGCGACGAAGCGCTATTCCATGTTCGACTACGCCGCGACGGTGGGTGCCATGGTGGCCCTGTCGATCCCGACCTTCTGGTTCGGCCTCGTCGCCATCTACATCTTCTCGCTCAAGCTCGGCTGGCTGCCGGCGGGCAACATGTACACCATCGGCGACGGCTCGCTCGGCGACTACGCCATCCATCTCATCATGCCGACGGTGGTGCTCGCGCTCGTCAATGTGGCGGTGTGGAGCCGTTATATGCGCACCGCCACGCTCGACGTCATCAACCAGGATTTCGTGCGAACGGCCAAGGCCAAGGGGCTCGCCTGGCGCCGCGTGCTCTTCAAGCACGTCATCCGCAACGCGCTCCTGCCCATGATCACGCTCGCCGGGCTGCAGATCCCGACCATCCTGTCCGGCGCGCTCGTCACCGAGACGGTCTTCACATGGCCGGGTATGGGCCGGCTGTTCCTCGACAGTCTCGGCTACAACGACTACCCGGTGGTCATGGGGCTGCTCATGTTCTCCGCGATCCTCGTGCTGATCGGCAATCTCCTTGCCGACCTGCTCGTCGCCGTCGCCGATCCGCGCATCAGGCTTGGTT